A stretch of Sulfurimonas autotrophica DSM 16294 DNA encodes these proteins:
- a CDS encoding AAA family ATPase yields MRAGELSQALQALVLQKVPTFLWGAPGIGKSSIVKQIAQENDLDFIDLRLALMDPTDLKGIPFYDKESHTALWAPPAFLPREGRGILFLDELNSAAPAVQSSAYQLILDRRVGEYELPDGWAIVAAGNREGDRGVTYRMPAPLANRFVHFELEVSVDDWREWAYKYGLDSRIIAYISYKNEHLFTFDAKNESKSFATPRSWEYVGNILKSSLAQALLLDTISGAVGRDAAVSFLSFLKVMDRLPDIETILNGEDFTYGEEVDVLYALSSGIVSHYLQNPSSQRLENLLCYTLELKGEFAVMIAQDLQRAGITMEGSEVFKEWVRKFSYLLE; encoded by the coding sequence ATGAGAGCAGGAGAATTAAGTCAGGCACTACAGGCACTTGTGCTGCAAAAAGTGCCTACGTTTTTGTGGGGAGCACCGGGGATTGGAAAGTCATCTATCGTCAAGCAGATTGCACAGGAAAATGATTTGGATTTCATCGATTTGCGTTTGGCGTTGATGGACCCGACGGATTTAAAAGGCATTCCTTTTTATGATAAAGAATCACATACCGCACTCTGGGCGCCACCGGCATTTTTGCCGCGTGAAGGCAGAGGCATATTGTTCTTAGATGAACTTAACTCCGCAGCACCAGCCGTACAGTCTTCGGCATATCAGCTTATACTTGACAGGCGTGTAGGTGAGTATGAACTGCCTGATGGCTGGGCAATTGTAGCAGCCGGAAACCGTGAGGGCGATAGAGGTGTGACATACAGAATGCCCGCACCGCTGGCAAACCGCTTTGTGCATTTTGAGCTTGAAGTGAGCGTGGATGATTGGCGGGAATGGGCGTATAAATACGGGCTTGACAGCAGAATTATTGCCTATATCAGCTACAAAAACGAGCATCTTTTTACTTTTGATGCAAAAAACGAGAGCAAAAGTTTTGCAACACCGAGAAGCTGGGAATATGTCGGTAATATTTTAAAAAGTTCTCTTGCGCAGGCATTGCTGCTAGATACTATAAGCGGTGCCGTAGGGCGTGACGCGGCTGTTTCATTTTTGAGTTTTTTAAAAGTTATGGACAGACTGCCTGATATTGAGACGATACTCAATGGAGAAGATTTTACTTACGGTGAAGAGGTAGATGTTTTATATGCTCTGAGTTCAGGCATTGTGAGTCATTACCTGCAAAACCCTAGTTCGCAGCGTCTGGAAAATCTACTGTGTTACACGCTCGAACTCAAAGGAGAATTTGCCGTTATGATTGCACAGGATCTACAGCGCGCAGGCATTACAATGGAAGGCTCAGAGGTCTTTAAAGAGTGGGTGAGAAAGTTTTCTTATCTTTTAGAGTAG
- a CDS encoding vWA domain-containing protein encodes MQNTEKKISQAKAKLLVDYPYFGTLASKISVVINDDIEAFKNDGQNLEINSDYLQNLELSEMEFVFANGAMHTSLAHEMRKNNRSGWLWQMATDMAVNDMLVQNGLDMPYGAQYRERFSGMYAEEIYAELKDDILRDDENLEYEADDVDDVQHSENEKNDEKQNNQQTQQELEEEILQEQLFAQEAISLLESKMQTGEAPAMIERFFQLKDFGKIDWRNELRVALDKYFRDDYVVMPPSKKLLYSGIYLPSNVSQTFRLVIAVDSSGSIDEVLLNEFLSEVNFLMTLVQNYQIELLVCDEKIRSHKTFYSGDVLEVDVKGGGATDFRPVFHFINENFDDVKLLLYFTDLDGAFPQNRPEYEVKWVSANGQEIPFGTLVKLD; translated from the coding sequence ATGCAAAACACAGAAAAGAAAATATCTCAGGCAAAAGCAAAACTCTTAGTAGATTATCCCTATTTTGGGACGCTTGCTTCCAAAATTTCGGTTGTTATAAATGACGATATAGAAGCATTTAAAAATGATGGTCAAAACCTTGAAATCAACAGTGATTATCTGCAGAATTTAGAACTCTCAGAAATGGAGTTTGTTTTTGCCAACGGAGCGATGCATACGAGTCTGGCTCATGAGATGCGAAAAAACAACCGCAGCGGATGGCTGTGGCAGATGGCCACCGATATGGCAGTCAATGATATGCTTGTGCAAAACGGTCTTGATATGCCTTACGGTGCACAGTACAGAGAACGCTTCAGCGGCATGTATGCCGAAGAGATTTATGCCGAGCTCAAAGATGATATCCTGCGTGATGATGAAAATTTGGAATACGAAGCTGATGATGTGGATGACGTACAACACAGTGAGAACGAAAAAAATGATGAAAAGCAAAACAACCAACAGACACAACAGGAACTAGAAGAAGAAATCCTGCAAGAGCAGCTTTTTGCCCAAGAAGCCATTAGCCTTTTAGAATCTAAAATGCAGACAGGTGAAGCACCGGCAATGATTGAACGTTTCTTTCAACTGAAGGACTTTGGAAAAATTGACTGGCGAAATGAGCTGAGGGTTGCACTTGATAAATACTTCAGAGATGACTATGTAGTGATGCCGCCGTCAAAAAAGCTGCTTTACAGCGGAATTTATCTGCCCTCAAATGTTTCTCAAACCTTTCGTCTTGTTATTGCAGTTGACAGCTCAGGTTCTATTGACGAAGTGCTTTTAAATGAGTTTTTGAGTGAAGTTAATTTTTTGATGACCTTGGTGCAAAATTATCAAATAGAGCTTTTAGTCTGTGATGAAAAAATTCGCTCACATAAAACTTTTTACAGCGGAGATGTGTTAGAAGTTGATGTAAAAGGCGGTGGAGCAACAGATTTTCGTCCGGTATTTCATTTTATAAATGAGAATTTTGATGATGTGAAACTACTTTTGTATTTTACAGATTTAGACGGAGCTTTTCCTCAAAACAGACCAGAATATGAAGTAAAATGGGTGAGCGCAAATGGACAAGAAATCCCTTTTGGAACTCTTGTAAAACTGGATTAA
- a CDS encoding GGDEF domain-containing response regulator, producing the protein MSEKILIVEDNKTLAKLIAKKIQTSLGIEVDVAYTLAEAKLFIARYTYFVTLLDINLPDAPNGEIVDYVTKKKIHAMVLSGNIDKEFRKKILKKNIIDYVNKSGVDDINYIIHTIQRLQNNQKHKVLVVDDSRIFRQQMQTMLENLFFNVISVAHGEEAIGMLQAQPDISLVLTDYHMPVMDGLELTIQIRKTYTKNELCILALSSNEDEEITALFLKHGANDYVKKPFSKEEFSCRVNNSIEALENIQMITNYANRDYLTGLYNRRYFFETINEYIDEIKDSGEKFSIGMIDIDHFKKINDTYGHDVGDKVITALADILRSSTNPHDVVARFGGEEFCVVLKNINQYSAHEIFNRLREEAEKFSFHLKDEQYINFSVSIGALLFNEEESLEENINAADMLLYKAKDNGRDQVVFEA; encoded by the coding sequence ATGAGTGAAAAAATTTTAATAGTAGAAGATAATAAAACACTTGCAAAGCTTATCGCAAAAAAAATTCAAACAAGTTTGGGCATAGAAGTGGATGTAGCCTACACTTTAGCAGAAGCAAAACTTTTCATAGCACGCTACACATATTTTGTTACCCTTTTGGACATAAATCTCCCAGATGCTCCCAATGGAGAAATCGTTGATTATGTAACGAAAAAGAAGATTCACGCTATGGTTTTAAGTGGTAATATAGATAAAGAATTTAGAAAAAAAATTCTTAAAAAAAATATCATTGATTATGTCAATAAAAGCGGTGTAGATGATATAAACTATATTATTCATACTATACAGCGCCTGCAAAATAACCAAAAGCACAAAGTTCTTGTCGTTGATGATTCAAGAATATTTAGACAGCAGATGCAGACAATGCTGGAGAATCTTTTTTTTAATGTGATAAGTGTTGCACATGGAGAAGAAGCTATCGGTATGCTTCAAGCTCAGCCCGACATCTCCCTTGTACTGACTGACTACCATATGCCTGTAATGGACGGCTTAGAACTTACCATTCAAATCAGAAAAACATATACTAAAAATGAACTCTGCATCCTTGCGTTGTCCTCGAATGAAGATGAAGAAATAACCGCACTATTTTTAAAACACGGTGCAAATGATTATGTAAAAAAACCTTTTTCAAAAGAGGAGTTTTCCTGTCGTGTGAATAATTCTATAGAGGCTTTGGAAAATATACAAATGATAACAAACTATGCAAATCGTGACTATCTGACAGGTCTTTACAACCGCAGATATTTTTTTGAAACAATCAATGAATATATTGATGAAATTAAAGACAGCGGTGAAAAATTTTCCATCGGGATGATAGATATAGACCATTTTAAAAAAATCAATGACACCTACGGTCATGATGTGGGAGATAAAGTCATTACCGCACTTGCTGACATACTAAGAAGTTCTACAAATCCACATGATGTAGTTGCAAGATTTGGCGGTGAAGAATTTTGTGTTGTACTTAAAAATATAAATCAATACAGCGCACACGAAATTTTTAACAGACTCAGAGAAGAGGCAGAAAAATTCTCTTTTCATTTAAAAGATGAACAGTATATCAATTTTAGTGTCTCAATCGGGGCGCTACTCTTTAATGAAGAAGAATCTCTTGAAGAAAATATAAATGCCGCAGACATGCTTTTGTACAAAGCAAAAGACAATGGCAGAGATCAAGTTGTATTTGAAGCTTAA
- a CDS encoding ATP-dependent DNA helicase — protein MNYMDLILDKLHNKQNVFLTGGAGVGKTTITREIIKQYESEAKKVAKLASTGMAATLINGQTLHSFFDLGIASDVEELQNNAKYEIKKKIKKLISSMDLIVIDEISMVSDTLFEMIELRLNQAGFSGSLLVVGDFLQLPPVVRGYGEVKFAFESPSWKNFAFEKVELTHIYRTDDLRFIELLHAVRFGTINEAVHNQLNEFIKPLPNDLSQFTFLFGKNISATKHNKTQLDFIDEALHVKEAQVVKHLKSTQDKEVERFMDDARIDKELALKVGAPVLFTRNSWNYFNGERGVVVNVDASYVYVQKSDGKVVKLEPTAQSKAQWKEKSVEGKKEMVEENIFTVYQFPIKLAFAITIHKSQGMSIEDLIIDTNEIFAPSQFYVALSRSSNPARLTLIAPSKQWYDLAYVNPKAMIFTQKEQSC, from the coding sequence ATGAATTACATGGATCTAATACTTGATAAACTACACAATAAACAAAACGTTTTTTTAACCGGCGGTGCGGGTGTTGGAAAAACCACTATTACAAGAGAGATTATCAAGCAGTATGAAAGCGAAGCCAAAAAAGTTGCCAAGCTTGCCTCAACAGGAATGGCAGCAACACTGATAAACGGGCAGACACTGCACAGCTTTTTTGATCTTGGAATCGCTTCAGATGTAGAAGAACTGCAAAACAATGCAAAATACGAAATCAAAAAAAAGATAAAAAAACTCATATCGAGTATGGATTTAATCGTCATAGATGAAATTTCTATGGTGAGTGATACGCTTTTTGAGATGATAGAACTGCGTTTGAATCAGGCAGGATTTAGCGGTTCGCTACTGGTCGTAGGTGATTTTTTACAGCTTCCTCCGGTTGTCCGCGGTTACGGTGAAGTCAAGTTTGCTTTTGAATCGCCTTCATGGAAAAATTTTGCCTTTGAAAAAGTAGAGTTGACGCATATCTACAGAACGGATGATTTGCGTTTTATAGAACTTTTACATGCGGTACGATTTGGAACTATTAATGAAGCAGTACATAATCAACTCAATGAATTTATAAAACCTCTGCCAAATGATCTGAGTCAGTTTACATTTTTGTTCGGAAAAAATATTTCGGCTACAAAACATAACAAAACCCAGCTCGATTTTATAGACGAGGCTTTACATGTAAAGGAAGCACAGGTCGTAAAACACCTTAAATCAACACAAGACAAAGAAGTAGAGCGTTTTATGGATGATGCAAGAATAGATAAAGAACTTGCATTAAAAGTTGGCGCTCCGGTGCTTTTTACACGCAATTCATGGAACTATTTTAACGGAGAGCGCGGTGTTGTCGTGAATGTGGATGCAAGTTATGTATATGTGCAAAAGAGTGATGGCAAGGTTGTCAAACTCGAGCCGACTGCCCAAAGTAAAGCACAATGGAAAGAAAAAAGCGTCGAGGGAAAAAAAGAGATGGTTGAAGAGAATATTTTTACCGTGTATCAGTTTCCAATCAAGCTTGCTTTTGCCATAACTATACATAAATCGCAGGGAATGAGCATAGAAGATTTAATTATTGACACGAATGAAATTTTTGCACCCTCACAATTTTATGTAGCACTTTCACGTTCATCAAACCCTGCAAGACTAACGCTCATCGCACCAAGTAAACAATGGTATGATTTGGCATATGTAAACCCAAAAGCTATGATATTTACTCAAAAAGAGCAAAGTTGTTGA
- a CDS encoding DMT family transporter, whose protein sequence is MLKKVDSGVLFMLGSALISALNGALTKILSEDISALEIVFFRNFIGVFIIFYALKHTAPKLTGGKIHMLFTRGLFGFMAMILFFYTITVIPLGEAITLNKTSPFFVTLFAYFLLHEHLNRRTLFALLIGFLGVVLIVKPFGMSFSYAHFLGILGGFFAAAAYTTIKKIKDIYDSRVIVLSFVGMGTLLPALLFLTAPFIHAPASLEFLFPKFILPNTLHVWLLIILMAFISTLSQWLLTKAYSASNLSIVGVVSYTNIPFAIGFGTLLGDNFPDTLTFLGILFIVLGGILVSKRQ, encoded by the coding sequence TTGTTGAAAAAAGTAGACAGCGGCGTGCTTTTTATGCTTGGAAGTGCTTTGATTTCTGCACTTAACGGGGCATTGACAAAAATACTCTCAGAAGATATTTCTGCTTTGGAAATTGTCTTTTTCCGTAATTTTATCGGTGTTTTTATTATATTCTATGCACTCAAACATACTGCGCCAAAACTCACAGGCGGTAAAATTCATATGCTTTTTACCCGTGGGCTTTTTGGGTTTATGGCAATGATTTTGTTTTTTTATACGATTACGGTTATTCCGCTGGGTGAGGCAATAACGCTGAACAAAACTTCGCCGTTTTTTGTGACACTTTTCGCTTATTTTCTTTTACATGAGCATTTGAACAGGCGAACACTGTTTGCACTGCTCATAGGTTTTTTGGGTGTTGTTCTAATTGTTAAACCTTTTGGTATGAGCTTCTCGTATGCCCATTTTTTAGGAATACTGGGCGGTTTTTTTGCAGCTGCTGCTTATACAACCATAAAAAAAATAAAAGACATTTATGACTCGCGCGTGATAGTGCTCTCTTTTGTAGGTATGGGAACACTCTTGCCCGCACTGTTGTTTTTAACGGCACCTTTTATTCATGCACCTGCATCACTGGAGTTTTTATTTCCTAAATTTATTCTCCCTAATACTTTACATGTATGGCTGTTAATTATCTTAATGGCATTTATCTCTACGCTTTCGCAATGGCTCTTAACCAAAGCATACAGTGCATCGAACTTAAGTATTGTAGGGGTTGTAAGTTACACAAATATCCCTTTTGCTATCGGTTTTGGCACTCTGCTTGGCGATAATTTCCCGGATACATTGACGTTTTTAGGTATATTGTTTATTGTGCTTGGCGGTATATTGGTGAGTAAAAGACAGTAA
- a CDS encoding GGDEF domain-containing protein, protein MQDTSKNVTIAIDEIPENVAIYKFEEGDFVIVDFNKNAQKTEHISKEEVVGKKLTEAFPGVKDFGLFDILLNVYEDGKPRELDTRLYKDEKVNSWRYNSVRKLPSGELIVFYKDVTKYKELEDEVHHLDKETAHKRKKVQLLAKALEQTDDMVLITDANGIIEYVNDSVTLKTGYDKSELIGSKTNIFKSGKHTNEFYKNLWGTILSGKNYHSIVIDKTKDDRLYYADLKITPLFDENKTIQNFVATSTDITSRIKMEKKLKKLATIDSLTKIYNRYKIDEAINIQIARYRRYKEPFCIFMFDIDNFKTVNDTYGHDAGDRVLKALSRLVSNHIRTTDIFGRWGGEEFVIILENTSKEEAFVITEKLRKIVEVSVIDGKYKITISIGVAQYEESESREELVKKADKALYRAKENGRNQVVAA, encoded by the coding sequence ATGCAAGATACAAGCAAAAATGTTACTATTGCTATAGATGAAATTCCTGAGAATGTCGCTATTTACAAATTTGAAGAGGGTGATTTTGTCATTGTAGACTTTAATAAAAATGCCCAGAAGACTGAACATATTTCCAAAGAAGAAGTAGTAGGAAAAAAGTTAACAGAAGCTTTTCCAGGAGTAAAAGATTTTGGGCTTTTTGATATTTTATTAAATGTTTATGAAGACGGCAAGCCAAGAGAACTTGATACAAGACTCTACAAAGATGAAAAAGTAAATAGTTGGCGTTACAACAGTGTAAGAAAATTACCAAGCGGTGAGTTAATAGTCTTTTACAAAGATGTGACGAAATACAAAGAACTAGAAGATGAAGTGCATCACTTGGATAAAGAAACAGCACATAAACGTAAAAAGGTTCAACTACTTGCAAAAGCCTTAGAACAAACTGATGATATGGTTTTGATTACGGATGCTAACGGTATTATAGAATATGTCAATGATTCAGTCACCTTGAAAACAGGCTATGACAAAAGTGAACTTATAGGGAGTAAAACAAATATTTTCAAATCAGGAAAGCATACGAATGAATTTTATAAAAATCTATGGGGGACTATATTATCAGGGAAAAACTACCATAGTATCGTTATAGATAAAACAAAAGATGACAGGCTTTATTATGCAGATTTGAAAATTACGCCATTATTTGATGAAAACAAGACTATTCAAAATTTTGTTGCAACAAGTACAGATATCACAAGTCGTATTAAAATGGAAAAAAAGCTCAAGAAGTTGGCAACCATAGACAGTTTAACCAAGATATATAACAGATATAAAATAGATGAGGCGATCAATATTCAAATAGCGCGATATAGACGTTATAAAGAGCCATTTTGTATATTCATGTTTGATATAGATAACTTTAAAACTGTTAATGATACTTATGGACATGATGCAGGGGACAGAGTCTTGAAAGCTTTAAGTCGTTTGGTATCCAATCATATTCGAACTACTGATATATTTGGTCGTTGGGGTGGTGAAGAGTTTGTTATTATACTTGAAAATACAAGTAAAGAGGAAGCTTTTGTAATTACTGAAAAACTTAGAAAGATAGTCGAAGTATCTGTAATAGATGGAAAATATAAAATTACAATCAGTATAGGTGTCGCACAGTACGAAGAGTCAGAGTCAAGAGAAGAGTTAGTAAAAAAAGCAGATAAAGCTTTGTATAGAGCGAAAGAAAATGGAAGGAATCAAGTTGTTGCTGCATAA
- a CDS encoding peroxiredoxin, whose amino-acid sequence MLVTNPAPDFTATAVLADGSIVEDFTLSENYGEKGTVVFFYPLDFTFVCPSEIIAFSHRYEEFQKRGVNVVGISVDSQFSHFAWRETPVSEGGIGRINFPLVADLTKDIARDFDVLLNNAVALRGSFLIDDKGIVRHAVVNDLPLGRNVDEMLRMIDAQQFTDEFGEVCPAGWQKGDEGMKADTEGVAEYLAKHESEL is encoded by the coding sequence ATGTTAGTAACAAATCCAGCTCCAGATTTTACAGCTACAGCAGTTTTAGCTGACGGTTCAATCGTTGAAGACTTTACTTTAAGTGAAAATTACGGTGAAAAAGGTACGGTTGTATTCTTTTATCCGCTAGACTTTACTTTTGTCTGTCCGTCAGAAATTATTGCCTTTTCTCACAGATATGAAGAGTTCCAAAAACGTGGTGTAAATGTTGTAGGTATTTCAGTTGACTCACAATTTTCTCACTTCGCATGGAGAGAAACTCCTGTAAGTGAAGGTGGAATCGGCCGTATCAACTTCCCGTTAGTTGCAGACTTAACAAAAGATATCGCTCGTGATTTTGACGTTCTTTTAAACAATGCAGTTGCACTACGTGGTTCATTTCTAATCGATGACAAAGGAATCGTACGTCATGCAGTAGTAAATGATTTACCACTTGGACGTAATGTTGATGAAATGTTAAGAATGATTGACGCACAACAATTTACTGACGAGTTCGGTGAAGTTTGTCCTGCCGGCTGGCAAAAAGGCGACGAAGGTATGAAAGCTGACACTGAAGGTGTTGCTGAGTACTTGGCAAAACACGAATCAGAGTTATAA
- a CDS encoding permease — protein MWKESVDYLTNNILHLEGHLGDAVNFFIYDTVKIWFLLITIIFIVSYLRTHFNTEYVRAHLQGKSELYGNVLAALFGIITPFCSCSAIPLFLGFIQARIPIGVTFSFLISAPMNNEVAIALLFGLFGWKITAIYIGFGLFVAIAGGFVIGKLGMEKYILLNVKPMEGELEEVKITLTMKDRAKEAWDYTLDIFKQIYLYVLVGVGVGAFIHGYIPADFIAKYAGADNPFAVLIAVVMGVPMYSNAAGIMPLVEVLTNKGMLLGTALSFMMAVTALSLPEAMILKKILHTKLIATFFGIVGLGIIAIGYLFNAILS, from the coding sequence ATGTGGAAAGAGAGCGTTGACTATTTAACCAATAATATACTACATTTAGAGGGGCATCTCGGAGATGCTGTTAACTTTTTTATTTACGATACGGTCAAAATTTGGTTTTTGCTTATCACCATCATCTTTATCGTTTCATACTTAAGAACGCACTTCAATACGGAATATGTCCGTGCTCACCTGCAGGGTAAATCAGAGCTTTACGGGAATGTTCTTGCCGCTCTTTTTGGTATCATCACACCCTTTTGCAGCTGTAGTGCAATTCCCCTGTTTCTAGGCTTCATTCAGGCACGTATTCCCATCGGTGTGACTTTTTCCTTTCTTATCAGCGCTCCGATGAACAATGAAGTGGCAATTGCCCTGCTCTTTGGTCTTTTTGGCTGGAAGATTACGGCTATTTACATAGGTTTTGGACTTTTTGTAGCCATCGCCGGTGGTTTTGTCATTGGTAAACTCGGCATGGAAAAATACATCCTCCTTAATGTCAAGCCGATGGAAGGCGAACTTGAGGAAGTCAAAATTACACTTACCATGAAAGACAGAGCAAAAGAGGCATGGGACTATACACTTGATATTTTTAAACAGATATATCTTTATGTTTTAGTCGGTGTGGGTGTGGGTGCTTTTATTCACGGTTACATTCCGGCTGATTTTATTGCCAAATATGCAGGAGCAGACAATCCTTTTGCGGTTCTCATAGCTGTTGTTATGGGTGTGCCGATGTACTCGAATGCAGCGGGCATCATGCCGCTTGTTGAAGTTTTAACGAACAAAGGTATGCTGCTTGGTACGGCATTAAGCTTTATGATGGCAGTCACGGCATTGAGCCTTCCAGAAGCGATGATACTTAAAAAGATTCTACATACCAAACTTATAGCAACTTTTTTCGGTATCGTCGGACTTGGTATTATTGCAATCGGATATTTATTTAATGCGATTTTATCTTAA
- a CDS encoding thioredoxin family protein — protein MKIEILGTGCTKCKTLEEVVKQAVAKSGKFVQIEKVDDIMKIMEYNVVSTPGLVIDGQVVSTGKVLTVDEVLKLING, from the coding sequence ATGAAAATAGAAATACTCGGCACAGGCTGTACAAAATGTAAAACTTTGGAAGAAGTAGTGAAGCAGGCAGTTGCCAAAAGCGGTAAATTTGTGCAGATTGAAAAAGTGGATGATATCATGAAAATCATGGAGTACAATGTAGTCAGTACTCCGGGACTTGTAATTGATGGTCAAGTTGTAAGCACTGGCAAAGTCCTTACTGTCGATGAAGTTTTAAAACTCATTAACGGCTAA
- a CDS encoding arsenate reductase ArsC, which translates to MSQKKEVLILCTGNSCRSIMAEALVNAKIGDCVHAQSSGVKASGKVNPHAQALLEKKGYWRDEYHSKVIETILDTPFDLVVTVCDAAKETCPMFPKAVKTIHIGFEDPSGKAEQEYEKTLDLLEKELLPIIKKELCEEK; encoded by the coding sequence ATGAGTCAAAAAAAAGAAGTTTTAATACTATGCACAGGAAACAGCTGCCGTTCTATCATGGCTGAGGCACTTGTCAATGCAAAGATTGGTGATTGTGTTCATGCACAAAGTTCAGGTGTCAAAGCAAGCGGCAAAGTAAACCCTCATGCACAAGCACTTTTAGAAAAAAAAGGCTATTGGAGGGATGAGTATCACTCCAAAGTTATAGAAACTATTTTAGATACGCCCTTTGACTTGGTCGTGACTGTATGTGATGCGGCAAAAGAGACCTGTCCTATGTTTCCAAAAGCGGTGAAGACAATACATATCGGCTTTGAAGACCCAAGCGGCAAAGCAGAGCAAGAGTATGAAAAAACTCTTGATTTACTGGAAAAAGAACTGCTGCCAATTATTAAAAAAGAATTATGTGAGGAAAAATAA